The proteins below come from a single Solea senegalensis isolate Sse05_10M linkage group LG2, IFAPA_SoseM_1, whole genome shotgun sequence genomic window:
- the fastkd2 gene encoding FAST kinase domain-containing protein 2, mitochondrial yields MMSVWVTEEVLKWTLRFCSRRTPLTHRSLLVATSIKDSSLRHTRSAHVWCTGQNQTCLLTSPFHSVRFYSQDSFHSVQEKELVSLSDERTSVKRQKTYHFVENLQRCGSPSDILDFTTQYAPTTRQVSSCLTHMWSISKKLSEEQRRLELQLMFEHPGFHRLLKRAMKCVGDMRNEDVTYSLLSIVSLGVPQHSRVVQTFLRACQANLNDYDTKSLSILASCLENMDDCPNVNALKEAMRLIVEAQIPDIQDVKSLQTMMRMSGKDAPLTLKRKLEKKALSMTDQFTLPNTHYMITTMATMGFFSKPLLDVCSKKFTENLHGTPFNRLLAVLLSCRELHYRDLYMLTGTSDYITSTMDMWSNKQLLLFLSAFEDLLFCPSSLMEAYMEKVMSCPDALTLQDLLCVLKVFSSLNYDLRQHRQQFLDGLTQVLVPYLPKMTELRLLKSVFYLCLLGHFPSEPLQQLLQPSTMECFSSTPLKYLDNQVRMFQTLDLCLRLDRPHLPCPLNVPLSVLDGPAPSSPPVNPQLSQILQSLLQDQDQAETRLQEMVLVENAYFIDAVITKPPPKETSVSLSEGAAASSPAESSQRIAVICAPLSVLCFGTSDPRGLLAVKIRHLRILGFNPVLVTEQELSSVSQEQATKLLRGRIFPEHHRSDAQLQR; encoded by the exons ATGATGTCTGTGTGGGTGACAGAGGAAGTCCTGAAATGGACCCTTCGCTTTTGTAGCCGCAGGACTCCGTTGACACACCGTAGTCTTCTGGTGGCAACATCAATCAAAGACTCGTCTCTTCGTCACACTCGGTCTGCACATGTCTGGTGCACGGGGCAAAACCAGACCTGCCTGCTCACGAGTCCGTTCCACTCAGTGAGGTTTTATTCACAGGATAGTTTCCACAGTGTGCAGGAGAAGGagcttgtctctctgtctgatgAGAGGACCTCAGTCAAGAGGCAGAAGACTTACCATTTTGTGGAAAACCTGCAGCGATGTGGCTCCCCTTCAGACATCTTGGACTTCACCACTCAGTATGCGCCCACTACTCGACAGGTCAGCAGCTGCTTGACGCACATGTGGTCCATCTCAAAGAAGCTGTCAGAGGAGCAGCGGCGCCTTGAGCTGCAACTGATGTTTGAGCATCCTGGCTTTCACAGGCTGCTGAAAAGAGCCATGAAGTGTGTGGGAGACATGCGCAACGAGGATGTGACCTACTCTCTCCTGAGCATAGTCAGCCTGGGTGTGCCGCAACACAGCCGCGTGGTCCAGACTTTCCTACGAGCATGTCAG gcgAACCTGAACGACTATGACACGAAGAGCCTGTCGATCCTGGCCTCCTGTCTGGAGAACATGGACGACTGTCCCAATGTCAACGCACTCAAGGAGGCCATGAG GCTGATCGTTGAAGCTCAGATTCCTGACATCCAGGATGTAAAATCTCTGCAGACGATGATGCGGATGTCGGGGAAAGACGCTCCGCTGACGCTCAAACGTAAACTCGAG aAAAAGGCTTTGTCAATGACGGATCAGTTCACACTTCCCAACACCCACTACATGATCACCACCATGGCCACGATGGGCTTCTTCTCCAAACCTCTGCTCGATGTCTGTAGTAAGAAGTTCAcag aaaaccttCATGGAACCCCCTTCAACAGATTGTTGGCAGTGTTGCTTTCCTGTCGGGAGCTGCACTACAGAGACCTGTACATGCTCACTGGCACTTCAGACTACATCACCTCCACCATGGACATGTGGAGCAACAAGCAG ctcctcctcttcctctctgcgtTCGAGGACCTCCTCTTCTGTCCGTCCTCTCTGATGGAGGCGTACATGGAGAAGGTGATGTCCTGTCCGGACGCTCTGACGCTTCAGGATCTGCTCTGTGTCCTAAAGGTCTTCTCCTCTCTGAACTATGACCTGCGGCAGCACAGACAACA GTTCCTGGATGGTCTCACTCAAGTCCTGGTCCCGTATCTGCCCAAGATGACTGAACTGAGACTGTTAAAGTCTGTGTTCTACCTGTGTCTCCTGGGCCACTTTCCCTCCGAgccactgcagcagctcctgcagccgAGTACGATGGAGTGCTTTAGCTCCACAC CGTTGAAATATCTCGACAACCAGGTGAGAATGTTCCAGACGTTGGACCTGTGTCTCCGTCTGGATCGTCCTCATCTCCCTTGTCCCTTGAACGTGCCCCTGTCTGTCCTCGATGGCCCCGCCCCCTCAAGTCCACCTGTGAACCCTCAGCTCTCACAGATCCTGCAGAGTCTGcttcaggaccaggaccaggcaGAGACGAGGCTACAGGAAATGGTGCTAGTGGAGAACGCCTATTTCATAG ACGCCGTGATAACAAAACCTCCACCAAAGGAAACATCCGTGAGTCTCAGTGAAGGAGCGGCAGCGTCGTCTCCAGCAGAGAGCAGTCAAAG AATCGCAGTAATCTGTGCGCCACTGTCCGTGCTTTGCTTCGGTACGTCCGACCCTCGTGGTCTCTTGGCCGTCAAGATTCGCCACCTGAGAATCCTGGGATTTAATCCTGTTCTG GTAACGGAGCAGGAGCTGTCATCCGTCAGCCAGGAGCAGGCGACCAAGTTGCTCAGGGGACGCATTTTTCCAGAACACCACAGGTCAGACGCGCAACTGCAACGCTGA
- the mdh1b gene encoding putative malate dehydrogenase 1B, whose amino-acid sequence MAKFVLAGKSDCPHFAKAELLSDSLQRSLPNFRVHKIPILPQEWKEWLEATCKTNGWKHEKSPLIWRELVDQGGKGTILGGFSDFLEHCQNYYNVTSAMSTETMLSVAAYNLESGIKEQEGVALIKPLHIWISSALSLTCSVLIPNLVTAEVFPQAAAVSLHLLDLDEEEEELQVMKMEVEDLALPLLHQVSIHTDVDEAFHGADVVLLLDERCSDDSDENQSVEEKKEKWRMKKISQRYTDYGRLIDTRADEQVKVVVCGDSFVNARCSLLVDAARSISSDRFVAMATQLETEARAIISEKLSVKTSDVTDVIVWGNISGSFYVDLQRAQVFNFNGPIRGPPSFSLSLLKIFHHRKWLESDFQDLVRRRRDAVTSKTGHGAAAMSAADGILTLLKAWNGSCGPDRVFSLGVVCPGFYGLPDGVVLSVPVSFADGKHSVLVPDMSVSDELKRRLHLSASELTQEKLASENDGDDNK is encoded by the exons ATGGCAAAATTTGTGCTCGCTG GTAAGTCTgactgtcctcactttgccaaaGCGGAGCTTCTATCAGACTCATTGCAGAGATCGCTGCCAAACTTCAGGGTCCATAAGATCCCCATCCTCCCACAGGAATGGAAA GAGTGGCTGGAGGCCACGTGCAAAACAAACGGCTGGAAACACGAGAAGTCGCCTTTAATCTGGAGGGAGCTGGTGGATCAAGGAGGCAAAGGGACGATTTTAGGAGGCTTCAGCGACTTCCTTGAGCACTGTCAG aaTTACTACAACGTGACGTCAGCGATGTCCACAGAGACGATGTTGAGTGTTGCAGCATATAATCTGGAGAGTGGGATTAAGGAGCAGGAAGGCGTCGCTCTCATCAAACCTCTTCACATCTGGATCAGCAG TGCCCTCAGCCTCACCTGCTCTGTCCTAATCCCTAATCTGGTCACTGCTGAGGTTTTCCCTCAGGCTGCTGCAGTCAGCCTTCATCTGCTGGAcctggatgaggaggaggaggaactgcAGGTCATGAAGATGGAGGTGGAGGATCTGGCTCTGCCTCTTCTCCACCAG GTGAGCATCCACACAGACGTGGACGAGGCCTTCCACGGAGCAGATGTCGTCCTGCTGCTGGATGAACGATGCTCTGACGACAGCGACGAGAACCAGAGCGtagaagaaaagaaggagaagtgGAGAATGAAGAAAATCTCACAACGATACACAGATTACGGACGACTCATCGACACCAGAGCCGACGAGCAGGTGAAGGTTGTCGTCTGTGGGGACTCGTTTGTCAACGCCAGATGTTCTCTGCTCGTGGATGCCGCTCGCTCCATCAGCAGCGACCGTTTTGTCGCCATGGCAACGCAGCTGGAGACCGAGGCCAGGGCCATAATCTCAGAGAAGCTGAGCGTGAAGACGTCAG ATGTGACAGATGTGATCGTGTGGGGAAACATCAGCGGCAGTTTCTACGTTGACCTGCAGAGGGCGCAGGTGTTCAACTTTAACGGGCCAATAAGAGGACCGCCTTCTttctcactgtcactgctgaAGATCTTCCACCACAG GAAATGGCTGGAGTCAGACTTCCAGGACTTGGTGCGTCGTCGTCGTGATGCGGTGACTTCCAAGACCGGACACGGAGCGGCGGCCATGTCAGCAGCTGACGGAATCCTCACACTTCTCAAAGCCTGGAACGGCAGCTGTGGCCCGGACAGAGTCTTCTCTCTGGGTGTCGTGTGTCCAG GTTTCTACGGCCTCCCCGACGGCGTCGTCCTCTCCGTTCCCGTTTCCTTCGCAGACGGCAAACACTCAGTGTTGGTGCCGGACATGAGCGTCAGTGACGAGCTGAAGCGGAGGCTTCACCTCTCTGCCAGTGAACTCACACAG gAAAAACTGGCATCAGAGAACGACGGCGACGACAACAAATAA
- the retreg2 gene encoding reticulophagy regulator 2 isoform X2, with protein sequence MASGEEARRRPSVSSSSVGLESLFPAGSEEQACGDANPELTRLRERLQGWLSPYEPLLLWAQRLLVWERPLYSVSVALTLNTLFWLLSSTSLRPLFLLSVSLLGLMLLERWKPKIPIITVQPAEIEPAQSDAMSVEHHLLSVPELSHHLAESYLTCCLYLQETLQYKRQNHGKFCVMMSSSCFVLAVLGHYVPGIMISYIIGLSVLLWPLVVYHELIQRMYTGLEPILMKLDYSMKGDTEHRKHDKRKVKKELEEGDEPRAETESESEEELSCFAPTVDVKTTALAMAITDSELSDEEASILESGGFSVSRATTPQLTDVSEDLDQQSFHSDPEESYLRDLPEFPSVEEFPSIDHNLLLFPLRGPAHPDGAQAGAQAEAEPLSPATLLIQHLASPLHFVNTHFNGHGQPPGGAGPPEMEAGPLGGGEEKEMAVAQGAQRSLEALSEEIVSTAISTVVQNTLSALLSSSDATEESALAELLPTLESHAHTVADTTVTSTEAAPDEVALPPPTANKEPDEAAAAEELPDDTLVPTEDEDFELLDQSELEQVDEELELGSDRQRGEASASARH encoded by the exons ATGGCGAGCGGAGAGGAGGCCAGAAGACGCCCCTCGGTTTCCTCCTCTTCGGTCGGCCTCGAGTCTCTGTTCCCCGCGGGGAGTGAGGAGCAGGCCTGCGGGGACGCGAACCCGGAGCTAACGCGGCTGCGGGAGCGTCTCCAGGGTTGGTTGTCGCCGTAcgagccgctgctgctgtgggcGCAGAGGCTGCTAGTGTGGGAGAGGCCGCTCTACAGCGTCTCCGTCGCCCTGACACTCAACACTTTATTCTG GCTTTTGTCCTCCACGTCCCTGCGGCCTCTGTTCCTGCTGAGTGTGTCCCTGCTGGGACTCATGCTGCTGGAGAGATGGAAGCCCAAAATACCCATCATTACTG TTCAACCTGCAGAGATCGAGCCTGCACAGAG tgacgCGATGAGTGTGGAGCATCATCTGCTCAGCGTCCCTGAGCTCAGTCACCACCTGGCTGAGAGTTACCTGACCTGCTGTCTGTACCTGCAGGAGACGCTGCAGTACAAGAGGCAGAATCACGGCAAG TTCTGTGTGAtgatgagcagcagctgcttcgTCCTGGCTGTGCTCGGACATTACGTCCCGGGAATCATGATCTCGTACATCATCG GTCTGAGCGTCCTGCTGTGGCCTCTGGTGGTTTATCATGAACTCATCCAGAGGATGTACACGGGCCTGGAGCCCATCCTGATGAAACTGGACTACAGCATGAAGGGAGACACCGAGCACCGCAAGCACGACAAGAGGA aGGTGAAGAAAGAGCTGGAGGAGGGTGACGAGCCAAGAGCTGAAACGGAGAGCGAGAGCGAGGAGGAGCTGTCTTGTTTTGCCCCCAcg GTGGACGTGAAGACGACCGCTCTGGCGATGGCCATCACAGACTCTGAGCTGTCGGACGAGGAGGCGTCCATCTTAGAGAGCGGAGGCTTCTCTGTGTCCAGAGCCACCACTCCTCAACTGACCGACGTCTCTGAAG ACCTGGACCAGCAGAGTTTCCACAGCGACCCGGAGGAGTCCTACCTCCGCGACCTCCCAGAGTTCCCCTCGGTGGAGGAGTTCCCGTCCATCGACCacaacctcctcctcttccccctgCGAGGCCCCGCCCACCCGGACGGAGCGCAGGCCGGCGCTCAGGCGGAGGCGGAGCCGCTGAGCCCCGCCACGCTCCTCATCCAGCACCTCGCCTCCCCGCTCCACTTTGTCAACACGCATTTCAACGGACACGGACAGCCACCGGGGGGTGCGGGACCGCCGGAGATGGAGGCGGGGCCACTGGGGGGTGGCGAGGAGAAGGAGATGGCGGTGGCTCAGGGCGCACAACGCTCCCTGGAGGCGTTGAGTGAGGAGATAGTGAGCACGGCCATTTCCACTGTGGTGCAGAACACTCTGTCAGCGCTGCTGTCGTCCAGCGACGCCACCGAGGAGTCCGCTCTCGCTGAGCTCCTCCCCACTCTGGAGAGCCACGCCCACACCGTGGCTGACACTACAGTCACCAGCACAGAGGCGGCGCCGGACGAGGTGGCACTGCCGCCGCCGACCGCCAACAAGGAGCCGGACGAGGCGGCAGCGGCGGAGGAGCTGCCCGACGACACGCTGGTCCCCACCGAGGACGAGGACTTTGAGCTTCTGGACCAAAGTGAACTGGAGCAGGTGGACGAGGAGCTGGAGCTCGGCTCTGACAGACAG AGAGGTGAAGCCTCCGCTTCAGCTCGTCACTGA
- the retreg2 gene encoding reticulophagy regulator 2 isoform X1, with product MASGEEARRRPSVSSSSVGLESLFPAGSEEQACGDANPELTRLRERLQGWLSPYEPLLLWAQRLLVWERPLYSVSVALTLNTLFWLLSSTSLRPLFLLSVSLLGLMLLERWKPKIPIITVQPAEIEPAQSDAMSVEHHLLSVPELSHHLAESYLTCCLYLQETLQYKRQNHGKFCVMMSSSCFVLAVLGHYVPGIMISYIIGLSVLLWPLVVYHELIQRMYTGLEPILMKLDYSMKGDTEHRKHDKRKVKKELEEGDEPRAETESESEEELSCFAPTVDVKTTALAMAITDSELSDEEASILESGGFSVSRATTPQLTDVSEDLDQQSFHSDPEESYLRDLPEFPSVEEFPSIDHNLLLFPLRGPAHPDGAQAGAQAEAEPLSPATLLIQHLASPLHFVNTHFNGHGQPPGGAGPPEMEAGPLGGGEEKEMAVAQGAQRSLEALSEEIVSTAISTVVQNTLSALLSSSDATEESALAELLPTLESHAHTVADTTVTSTEAAPDEVALPPPTANKEPDEAAAAEELPDDTLVPTEDEDFELLDQSELEQVDEELELGSDRQVHTPPPPLQQPRS from the exons ATGGCGAGCGGAGAGGAGGCCAGAAGACGCCCCTCGGTTTCCTCCTCTTCGGTCGGCCTCGAGTCTCTGTTCCCCGCGGGGAGTGAGGAGCAGGCCTGCGGGGACGCGAACCCGGAGCTAACGCGGCTGCGGGAGCGTCTCCAGGGTTGGTTGTCGCCGTAcgagccgctgctgctgtgggcGCAGAGGCTGCTAGTGTGGGAGAGGCCGCTCTACAGCGTCTCCGTCGCCCTGACACTCAACACTTTATTCTG GCTTTTGTCCTCCACGTCCCTGCGGCCTCTGTTCCTGCTGAGTGTGTCCCTGCTGGGACTCATGCTGCTGGAGAGATGGAAGCCCAAAATACCCATCATTACTG TTCAACCTGCAGAGATCGAGCCTGCACAGAG tgacgCGATGAGTGTGGAGCATCATCTGCTCAGCGTCCCTGAGCTCAGTCACCACCTGGCTGAGAGTTACCTGACCTGCTGTCTGTACCTGCAGGAGACGCTGCAGTACAAGAGGCAGAATCACGGCAAG TTCTGTGTGAtgatgagcagcagctgcttcgTCCTGGCTGTGCTCGGACATTACGTCCCGGGAATCATGATCTCGTACATCATCG GTCTGAGCGTCCTGCTGTGGCCTCTGGTGGTTTATCATGAACTCATCCAGAGGATGTACACGGGCCTGGAGCCCATCCTGATGAAACTGGACTACAGCATGAAGGGAGACACCGAGCACCGCAAGCACGACAAGAGGA aGGTGAAGAAAGAGCTGGAGGAGGGTGACGAGCCAAGAGCTGAAACGGAGAGCGAGAGCGAGGAGGAGCTGTCTTGTTTTGCCCCCAcg GTGGACGTGAAGACGACCGCTCTGGCGATGGCCATCACAGACTCTGAGCTGTCGGACGAGGAGGCGTCCATCTTAGAGAGCGGAGGCTTCTCTGTGTCCAGAGCCACCACTCCTCAACTGACCGACGTCTCTGAAG ACCTGGACCAGCAGAGTTTCCACAGCGACCCGGAGGAGTCCTACCTCCGCGACCTCCCAGAGTTCCCCTCGGTGGAGGAGTTCCCGTCCATCGACCacaacctcctcctcttccccctgCGAGGCCCCGCCCACCCGGACGGAGCGCAGGCCGGCGCTCAGGCGGAGGCGGAGCCGCTGAGCCCCGCCACGCTCCTCATCCAGCACCTCGCCTCCCCGCTCCACTTTGTCAACACGCATTTCAACGGACACGGACAGCCACCGGGGGGTGCGGGACCGCCGGAGATGGAGGCGGGGCCACTGGGGGGTGGCGAGGAGAAGGAGATGGCGGTGGCTCAGGGCGCACAACGCTCCCTGGAGGCGTTGAGTGAGGAGATAGTGAGCACGGCCATTTCCACTGTGGTGCAGAACACTCTGTCAGCGCTGCTGTCGTCCAGCGACGCCACCGAGGAGTCCGCTCTCGCTGAGCTCCTCCCCACTCTGGAGAGCCACGCCCACACCGTGGCTGACACTACAGTCACCAGCACAGAGGCGGCGCCGGACGAGGTGGCACTGCCGCCGCCGACCGCCAACAAGGAGCCGGACGAGGCGGCAGCGGCGGAGGAGCTGCCCGACGACACGCTGGTCCCCACCGAGGACGAGGACTTTGAGCTTCTGGACCAAAGTGAACTGGAGCAGGTGGACGAGGAGCTGGAGCTCGGCTCTGACAGACAGGTacacacacctccacctcctctacAACAACCGCGGTCGTAG